A stretch of the Sphingobacterium thalpophilum genome encodes the following:
- a CDS encoding response regulator transcription factor, whose protein sequence is METKNISRITTAFINDKSPVMDLIHDDLVASGVDVVFRSDNVVDGINQLSALKSLPNICIIDLDFSDKGIMKHLRELRSQYPKLKLIAHTDMDEEKIIRELAELGFSKYLLIGNDMKKAIDGVVNGS, encoded by the coding sequence ATGGAGACTAAGAACATAAGCCGAATTACCACAGCATTTATCAATGATAAAAGTCCAGTGATGGATTTAATACATGATGACCTCGTTGCTTCGGGGGTAGATGTTGTCTTTCGCTCTGATAACGTTGTGGATGGGATAAATCAACTGTCAGCATTAAAATCGTTACCCAATATCTGCATCATCGATCTTGATTTTTCTGATAAAGGCATCATGAAGCATTTACGGGAATTAAGAAGTCAATACCCTAAATTGAAGCTAATTGCCCATACTGATATGGATGAAGAAAAAATTATCAGAGAACTTGCGGAGCTTGGCTTTTCAAAATATCTGCTGATTGGCAATGACATGAAAAAAGCCATTGACGGGGTGGTCAATGGTAGTTAG
- the traN gene encoding conjugative transposon protein TraN, whose amino-acid sequence MNAIFKSLMAMVCLTVFITGANAQQIASSTTKLSMGKVDPYEMQVTYSKTSHLIFPSAIRYVDLGSEYLIAGKAEDAGNVLRIKASVRDFDEETNFSVITDDGRFYNFNVYYSPYPLALNYDLLVMQKASDRENGNDVLFEELGGNSPSLAGLLMETIYKKNKRIVKHIGAKSYGIQFLLKGIYVHNGKFYFHTELRNKSNVPFNIDFVSFKIVDKKVAKRTVVQEKAMNPLRMYKTLGEITSNTTDQNVFLLDQFTITDDKVLVIEIFEKNGGRQQVLQVENSDIVHAKLVSDMHLKIN is encoded by the coding sequence ATGAACGCAATATTTAAAAGCCTCATGGCAATGGTCTGTTTAACGGTCTTCATCACAGGTGCAAATGCACAGCAAATTGCATCCAGTACAACAAAATTGAGCATGGGCAAGGTTGACCCTTACGAAATGCAGGTGACGTACAGCAAAACCTCGCACCTCATATTCCCGTCCGCTATCCGCTACGTGGATTTGGGCAGTGAGTACCTTATCGCAGGCAAAGCCGAGGATGCGGGAAACGTACTGCGCATCAAGGCAAGCGTAAGGGATTTTGACGAGGAAACCAATTTTTCGGTCATTACGGACGATGGTCGGTTTTACAATTTCAACGTCTATTACAGCCCTTATCCGCTGGCGTTGAATTATGATTTGCTGGTCATGCAAAAGGCATCGGACAGGGAAAACGGCAACGATGTTCTGTTTGAGGAATTGGGGGGCAATTCGCCGTCACTGGCAGGCTTGCTCATGGAAACGATTTACAAAAAGAATAAACGGATTGTAAAGCATATCGGGGCAAAAAGCTACGGCATACAATTCCTGCTAAAAGGTATTTACGTCCATAACGGAAAATTCTATTTCCATACGGAACTGCGCAACAAAAGTAATGTGCCGTTCAACATTGACTTTGTGAGTTTCAAGATCGTGGACAAGAAAGTCGCCAAGCGTACCGTGGTGCAGGAAAAGGCAATGAACCCGTTGCGTATGTACAAAACGCTCGGTGAAATAACGAGCAACACCACCGACCAAAACGTGTTCCTGCTTGACCAGTTTACCATCACGGATGACAAGGTTTTGGTTATCGAAATTTTTGAAAAGAACGGGGGCAGACAACAGGTATTGCAGGTGGAAAATTCAGACATCGTACACGCCAAGCTGGTAAGCGATATGCACCTAAAGATTAATTAA
- the traK gene encoding conjugative transposon protein TraK: MEFKTLRNIENSFRQIRLYAIVFAVLCIAVVGYAVWQSYQFAEAQRQKIYVLDKGKSLMLALSQDASINRPVEAREHVKRFHELFFTLAPDKNAIESNMKRAFNLADKSAFDYYKDLSEKGYYNRIISGNVQQRIEVDSVVCNFDTYPYAVRTYAKQYIIRPSNVTKRNLVTSCLLLNSVKSDNNPQGFNIEKFAVLENRDVEVVDR, from the coding sequence ATGGAATTTAAGACACTAAGAAATATCGAAAACAGCTTTAGGCAAATACGGCTGTATGCCATTGTATTTGCGGTACTCTGCATCGCTGTGGTAGGTTATGCCGTATGGCAGTCCTACCAGTTTGCCGAGGCACAACGACAAAAAATATATGTACTGGACAAAGGTAAATCCTTGATGCTGGCACTGTCACAGGATGCAAGCATCAACAGACCTGTTGAGGCACGGGAACACGTTAAGCGTTTCCATGAACTGTTCTTTACGCTCGCCCCCGATAAGAACGCTATCGAAAGCAACATGAAAAGGGCTTTTAACCTTGCCGACAAATCGGCTTTCGATTATTACAAAGACCTTTCAGAAAAAGGATACTACAACCGTATCATTTCGGGCAATGTGCAACAGCGTATCGAAGTGGACAGCGTGGTCTGCAACTTCGACACCTATCCCTATGCCGTAAGAACGTATGCCAAACAGTATATCATCCGTCCAAGCAACGTGACCAAACGGAATTTGGTCACTTCATGCCTATTGTTGAACTCGGTCAAGTCTGACAACAATCCGCAGGGCTTCAATATCGAAAAGTTTGCCGTGTTGGAAAACAGAGACGTAGAAGTCGTAGACCGCTAA
- a CDS encoding quinone-dependent dihydroorotate dehydrogenase, with the protein MYKLVKPIFFTMNPETAHHKVTSGLNVFSKIWGAKQLLNAFFTVEDPRLEREVFGLRFKNPVGLAAGFDKNAEYISDMANLGFGFIEIGTVTPKPQPGNDKPRMFRLVSDEALINRMGFNNQGADVAANRLKNLKDRKRLLIGGNIGKNKVTPNEEAVNDYIYCFNALFDQVDYFVVNVSSPNTPGLRDLQEKEPLKNILNTLQELNNTKIAPKPILLKIAPDLTDSQLDDIVEIVLETKIAGVIATNTTISRDGLKSPVALTQEAGGVSGRPLTKRSTEVIRYLSDKSNRAFPIIGVGGIHSAKDAIEKLDAGASLIQVYTGFIYEGPGLVANICKGILQAGR; encoded by the coding sequence ATGTATAAATTAGTCAAACCTATATTCTTTACCATGAATCCCGAAACGGCGCATCATAAGGTGACCAGCGGGTTGAATGTTTTCTCAAAAATCTGGGGTGCAAAGCAGCTGCTGAACGCATTCTTCACAGTCGAAGATCCCCGTCTGGAACGTGAAGTTTTCGGCCTAAGGTTTAAAAATCCTGTAGGCTTGGCTGCTGGCTTTGATAAAAATGCTGAGTATATATCGGATATGGCTAATTTAGGATTTGGTTTTATCGAAATAGGTACCGTAACACCAAAACCCCAGCCCGGAAATGATAAACCGCGTATGTTTCGCCTCGTATCAGACGAAGCCTTAATCAACCGGATGGGCTTCAATAACCAAGGGGCGGACGTTGCCGCCAACAGATTAAAAAATCTGAAAGACCGGAAGAGGCTTCTGATCGGCGGCAATATCGGGAAGAATAAGGTCACACCAAATGAAGAAGCGGTGAACGACTATATTTATTGTTTCAATGCGCTATTTGATCAGGTAGATTATTTTGTTGTCAACGTTAGTTCTCCAAATACTCCAGGCTTGCGTGATTTACAGGAAAAAGAGCCGCTCAAAAACATCTTAAACACTTTGCAGGAGTTAAACAACACAAAAATTGCACCTAAGCCTATTTTGCTTAAAATTGCGCCGGATCTAACTGATAGTCAGCTCGATGATATCGTTGAAATTGTGTTGGAGACAAAGATTGCAGGTGTAATTGCTACCAATACCACAATCTCCAGGGACGGGCTGAAAAGCCCGGTAGCGTTGACGCAGGAAGCGGGTGGCGTTAGTGGACGGCCACTGACCAAGCGTTCTACGGAAGTTATCCGTTATTTGAGCGACAAATCCAATAGGGCTTTTCCAATCATCGGAGTCGGCGGAATCCATTCGGCCAAAGATGCCATCGAAAAACTGGATGCGGGCGCTAGCCTCATACAGGTTTATACAGGATTTATTTATGAAGGGCCCGGACTGGTCGCCAATATCTGTAAAGGAATATTGCAGGCAGGACGATAA
- a CDS encoding TIGR02757 family protein, with product MAADFNLKDFLDKKVEQYNQPAFIPNDPICIPHQFSRRQDIEIMGFLASIMAWGQRKTIINKCNELVGRMDGAPYDFVINHQEQDLKTLLGFRHRTFNDTDILYFIAFFKAHYSRFDSLDDAFLVGQETSIEINLEQALNSFKDYFFSLPDYPLRTRKHISSPAQKSTVKRINMFLRWMVRKDKNGVDFGLWNRLSPKDLICPCDVHVERVARKFGLITLDKVNWKTALELTENLRLLDRDDPVKYDFALFGLGVEKEL from the coding sequence ATGGCAGCAGATTTTAACCTGAAGGATTTTTTGGATAAGAAGGTGGAGCAATACAACCAACCTGCTTTTATCCCCAATGATCCCATATGTATTCCGCATCAGTTTTCCCGCAGACAGGATATCGAAATCATGGGCTTCTTGGCTTCGATTATGGCTTGGGGCCAGCGAAAAACCATTATCAACAAATGCAATGAGTTAGTGGGACGCATGGACGGCGCACCTTACGACTTTGTGATCAATCATCAAGAGCAGGACCTGAAAACGTTGCTCGGTTTCCGGCACCGTACGTTTAATGATACTGACATTCTGTATTTTATCGCATTCTTTAAAGCCCATTATAGCCGTTTTGACTCGCTGGATGACGCTTTTTTGGTAGGACAGGAGACAAGTATCGAAATTAATCTTGAACAGGCACTTAACTCCTTTAAAGATTATTTCTTTTCTCTGCCTGATTATCCGCTGCGCACGCGTAAACATATCAGCAGTCCTGCACAGAAGTCTACAGTCAAGCGTATCAATATGTTTTTGCGCTGGATGGTACGGAAGGACAAAAACGGTGTGGATTTTGGTTTGTGGAACCGTCTTTCACCGAAGGATCTGATCTGTCCATGTGACGTACATGTAGAACGCGTTGCCCGCAAATTTGGGCTGATCACCCTGGACAAGGTGAACTGGAAGACCGCATTGGAACTGACTGAGAATCTGCGGCTGCTCGATAGGGATGACCCGGTGAAGTATGATTTTGCACTCTTCGGTCTGGGGGTAGAAAAAGAACTGTAA
- the traJ gene encoding conjugative transposon protein TraJ, protein MEWNNLHELLRSLYDEMLPLSADMATVAKGIAGLGALFYVALKVWQALSRAEPIDVFPLLRPFAIGLCIMFFPTIVLGTINAVLSPVVKGTNAMLENQVLDLNKLQEQKDLLEREAMLRNPETAYLVSDEEFDKKLDELGWSPSDLVAISGMYMERGMYDLKKSIRDWFRELLEVLFQASALVIDTIRTFFLIVLSILGPIAFAISVWDGFQSTLTQWLTRYISVYLWLPIADMFSSMLAKIQSLIIERDIDMLADPTYIPDTSNTVYIIFMLIGIVGYFTIPTVAGWVIQAGGAGNFMRNVNSTASKTGNIAGAGTGAVAGNIGGRLMNK, encoded by the coding sequence ATGGAATGGAACAATCTTCACGAACTCCTGCGCTCGCTGTACGATGAGATGCTCCCACTGTCCGCCGATATGGCGACAGTGGCTAAGGGCATCGCCGGATTGGGTGCACTGTTCTACGTGGCACTGAAAGTGTGGCAGGCATTGAGCCGTGCAGAACCGATAGACGTGTTTCCGCTCCTGCGACCGTTCGCCATCGGGCTTTGCATTATGTTCTTCCCGACCATCGTATTGGGAACTATCAATGCGGTATTAAGTCCGGTCGTAAAAGGCACAAACGCCATGCTCGAAAACCAAGTGCTTGACCTCAACAAATTGCAGGAACAAAAAGACCTGTTGGAGAGAGAGGCGATGCTCCGCAATCCCGAAACCGCTTACCTCGTAAGCGATGAGGAATTTGATAAGAAACTGGACGAATTGGGATGGTCGCCGTCCGATTTGGTTGCCATATCCGGTATGTACATGGAGCGTGGAATGTACGATTTAAAGAAAAGCATCCGTGACTGGTTTCGGGAACTACTGGAAGTCCTTTTCCAAGCATCCGCTTTGGTCATAGACACCATACGGACATTCTTTCTTATCGTGCTGTCCATTCTCGGGCCGATAGCCTTTGCGATAAGTGTATGGGATGGTTTTCAATCCACACTTACGCAATGGCTGACCCGATATATCAGCGTGTACCTGTGGTTGCCCATCGCCGATATGTTCAGCTCCATGCTCGCCAAGATACAATCCCTCATCATCGAACGGGATATTGATATGCTTGCCGACCCGACCTACATCCCCGACACATCCAACACCGTGTATATCATCTTCATGCTGATTGGGATTGTGGGCTATTTCACCATTCCAACGGTGGCAGGTTGGGTTATCCAAGCCGGAGGCGCAGGAAACTTCATGCGCAACGTAAACTCTACGGCATCGAAGACCGGAAACATCGCCGGAGCGGGAACGGGGGCTGTTGCAGGCAATATCGGTGGCAGGTTAATGAACAAATAA
- the traM gene encoding conjugative transposon protein TraM: MKDSENKRVSFLVEDDDLKNGMDAPQDGAQNKADKLKKPIIFVLMGVVFLGCMYLIFKPSSDKKTVEDIGLNDAVPQATDAGLQSDKQKAYEQEMLEQKMQEKRNALLSLSDYWSEDSTADPEAEQPDEDYEDGFAYGGGTRRNSNPALNSYRSAQSTLTSFYDNSDYETQELRRQVEELKEQLAEKDVPPVTTVEDQLALMEKSYEMASRYLPSTPAQTGNSDTTASAKSASQKEHFVAFTPVRKNTVSALYREPTDNAFLENWNETRNRGFYTAGVSQQVIQPKNSIRAVVQETQTVTGESGVRLRLLETAQTPVRSIPVGTVLTANAKFQSGRLQLKVTSIEFEGNIIPVDITVYDVDGQQGLYVPYSPEMNALSEIASNMSQTGGTSIMMTRSAGQQMAGDLSRGVVQGVSGYFSKKVRTPKVTVKAGHQLFLVSKN, encoded by the coding sequence ATGAAAGACAGTGAAAACAAAAGGGTAAGTTTTTTGGTCGAAGATGACGACCTAAAAAACGGAATGGATGCACCGCAGGACGGTGCGCAGAACAAAGCCGACAAGCTGAAAAAGCCAATCATTTTTGTCCTCATGGGCGTGGTGTTCCTCGGCTGTATGTATTTAATCTTCAAACCATCCTCCGATAAGAAAACGGTTGAGGATATTGGTCTGAACGATGCCGTACCACAGGCGACCGATGCAGGGCTTCAATCCGATAAGCAAAAGGCTTATGAACAGGAAATGCTCGAACAGAAAATGCAGGAAAAGCGCAATGCGCTTCTTTCACTATCCGACTATTGGAGCGAGGACAGTACCGCCGATCCGGAAGCGGAGCAACCGGATGAGGACTACGAAGACGGCTTCGCTTACGGCGGTGGTACACGCAGGAACAGCAACCCTGCTCTGAACAGTTACCGAAGTGCGCAAAGTACGCTGACCTCGTTCTACGACAACAGCGATTACGAAACGCAGGAACTCCGCAGACAGGTTGAGGAACTGAAAGAGCAACTGGCAGAAAAAGACGTACCGCCTGTAACGACCGTGGAAGACCAACTGGCTTTGATGGAAAAGTCATACGAAATGGCATCCCGTTACCTGCCGTCAACTCCGGCACAGACGGGTAATTCGGACACAACAGCATCGGCAAAGAGTGCCTCGCAAAAAGAACATTTCGTGGCATTCACCCCCGTAAGGAAAAATACGGTTTCCGCATTGTACCGTGAGCCGACCGACAATGCTTTTTTAGAAAACTGGAACGAAACCCGAAACCGTGGCTTTTATACGGCAGGCGTTTCCCAGCAGGTCATACAACCGAAAAACAGCATAAGGGCTGTGGTGCAGGAAACACAGACCGTGACAGGCGAAAGCGGTGTACGCTTGCGTTTGTTGGAAACGGCGCAAACTCCCGTCCGTTCCATTCCGGTAGGAACGGTACTGACGGCTAATGCCAAGTTCCAAAGTGGCAGGTTGCAGTTAAAGGTAACATCCATCGAATTTGAGGGCAACATTATTCCGGTCGATATAACCGTGTATGATGTGGACGGACAGCAAGGGCTATATGTGCCATATTCCCCCGAAATGAATGCCCTGTCAGAGATTGCCTCCAACATGAGCCAAACGGGAGGAACAAGTATCATGATGACACGCTCGGCAGGGCAACAGATGGCAGGTGACCTTTCCCGTGGCGTGGTGCAAGGGGTGTCGGGTTACTTCTCCAAGAAAGTAAGGACACCGAAAGTGACCGTCAAAGCCGGTCATCAGCTATTCCTCGTTTCAAAAAATTAA
- a CDS encoding DUF3872 domain-containing protein encodes MFMLLAMLVCAVVLTSCEKDELDIQQNYPFEVQVMPVPKEVTNGQTVEIRITIQRSGNFNDAKYYIRYFQFDGQGTLRYYNEPPYMPNDVYLLPQTKFRLYYTSQSTVSQSLDIWILDNFGNEKQISFQFNSRD; translated from the coding sequence ATGTTCATGCTCTTGGCGATGTTGGTCTGCGCCGTGGTGCTGACCTCGTGTGAAAAAGACGAACTTGATATACAACAGAATTACCCTTTTGAGGTACAGGTGATGCCTGTACCCAAAGAGGTAACGAACGGACAGACCGTTGAAATACGGATTACCATTCAACGGTCGGGCAATTTCAATGATGCGAAATACTACATCCGCTATTTCCAGTTTGACGGACAGGGAACATTGCGGTATTACAACGAACCGCCTTATATGCCCAATGATGTGTACCTGTTGCCACAGACAAAGTTTAGGCTGTATTACACTTCGCAATCCACCGTATCACAGTCGTTGGATATTTGGATTTTGGACAACTTCGGGAATGAAAAACAAATAAGTTTCCAGTTTAACAGTCGTGATTAA
- a CDS encoding conjugal transfer protein TraO — protein sequence MMRYIFAVVLAMLSMTAVQAQRMLPKQKGLEINAGMLSKEISDNYYLNLTLTVNRKNGNYWIWGAEYTHQFSGYRDVQIPLETYTGEVGYSLQLLGDARKTVTLNAGLTAVAGYETINRSEAMLPDGSTILDKDNFVYGTGGRLTLETYLSDRFVLLLQGRTKVLWGTDLKQFRPSAGIGLRFNF from the coding sequence ATGATGAGATACATTTTTGCCGTGGTGCTTGCCATGCTAAGTATGACGGCAGTACAGGCACAGCGGATGCTCCCCAAACAAAAGGGATTGGAAATAAACGCAGGTATGCTGTCCAAAGAAATAAGCGACAATTACTATCTGAATTTGACATTGACCGTGAACAGAAAGAACGGCAATTACTGGATATGGGGTGCGGAGTACACCCATCAGTTTTCCGGTTACAGGGATGTACAGATACCGCTTGAAACCTATACGGGCGAGGTGGGTTACAGTCTTCAGCTATTGGGCGATGCAAGAAAGACCGTCACGCTGAATGCAGGGCTTACAGCCGTGGCAGGTTATGAAACCATCAACCGGAGCGAAGCCATGCTACCGGATGGCTCGACCATCCTCGACAAAGACAATTTCGTTTACGGCACAGGCGGACGGCTCACGCTCGAAACGTACCTGTCCGACCGCTTTGTCCTGCTCCTGCAAGGGCGGACAAAAGTATTATGGGGTACGGATTTGAAACAGTTCCGTCCATCGGCAGGGATTGGACTAAGGTTTAACTTTTAA
- a CDS encoding ABC-F family ATP-binding cassette domain-containing protein, which produces MISINNLTFEIGSRSLYDEANWHIKPGDKVGLIGANGAGKSTLLRLIVGQYTPTSGTISMAKDLKIGYLNQDLLSYHSDKSILHVAMEAFERQNQLHTEIEDLLRKLETDYSDEILNKLSDKQLEFEALDGYNLEFKAHEILAGLGFSEEEQKRPLATFSGGWRMRVMLARILLQAPDILLLDEPTNHMDLPSIKWLESYLQAFDGAIVIVSHDRYFLDRIIKKTVESRKGKLTLYSGNYSYYLEEKELRNELQANQFKNQQAKIKQEERLIERFRAKASKAKMAQSRIKALDRMERIEDVDDDNPTVNFSFKFSKPSGRHVVTLDNISKSYPNLEILKNTSAIIEKGDKIALIGANGKGKSTLLRIVAGTDDQFDGKAEHGHNVSQTFFAQHQLEALHLENSILAELQAFAPKHTETELRSILGCFLFTGDDVFKKIKVLSGGEKSRVALAKALTADANFLALDEPTNHLDMQSVNILIQALQQFEGTFIVVSHDRYFLDNVANKIWYIEDKQIKEYPGTYQEYEEWAARRAIASPIKAEKKIREEVKPKKEKQEPTEDKTRLLSKKNKELAALEQKVEDREAVVKELELKLADEAVYSDAIKLQETTRAYNSAKAELAQFQKQWEQLADEIMELEER; this is translated from the coding sequence ATGATATCAATAAATAATTTAACGTTTGAAATAGGATCTCGTTCACTTTATGATGAGGCCAACTGGCATATCAAGCCGGGCGACAAAGTCGGTTTAATCGGGGCCAATGGAGCAGGCAAATCGACGTTATTGCGGCTGATCGTTGGACAGTACACCCCTACTTCCGGCACAATTTCCATGGCCAAAGATCTCAAGATCGGCTATCTCAATCAGGACCTATTGTCTTACCATTCTGACAAAAGCATTTTGCATGTCGCGATGGAAGCATTTGAGCGCCAGAATCAGTTACATACTGAGATCGAAGACTTACTTCGTAAGCTGGAGACCGATTATTCCGATGAAATTCTGAACAAACTAAGTGATAAACAGCTGGAATTTGAAGCCTTGGACGGATACAATCTGGAATTCAAAGCCCACGAAATACTTGCTGGTCTGGGTTTCTCGGAGGAAGAACAAAAACGCCCCCTTGCGACCTTCTCAGGAGGCTGGCGCATGCGTGTTATGCTTGCGCGAATCCTATTGCAGGCACCTGATATCCTGCTATTGGACGAGCCTACCAACCATATGGATCTGCCTTCAATCAAATGGCTTGAAAGCTACTTACAGGCATTTGACGGCGCCATCGTCATCGTGTCCCACGATAGGTATTTCCTTGACCGGATCATCAAAAAAACGGTAGAATCCCGCAAAGGAAAACTAACACTCTATTCGGGTAATTACAGCTATTATCTCGAGGAAAAGGAGCTCAGAAATGAACTGCAGGCCAATCAGTTTAAAAATCAGCAGGCCAAAATCAAGCAAGAAGAGCGGCTGATCGAACGTTTTCGCGCCAAGGCGTCCAAAGCAAAAATGGCGCAATCCCGGATCAAGGCATTGGACCGAATGGAAAGGATCGAAGATGTAGATGACGATAATCCAACAGTCAACTTTAGCTTCAAGTTTTCAAAACCCTCAGGCCGCCACGTGGTCACATTGGATAATATTTCTAAGTCCTATCCAAACCTGGAAATATTGAAAAATACGTCTGCCATTATTGAAAAAGGCGATAAAATTGCATTGATCGGGGCCAACGGAAAAGGTAAATCTACATTATTGCGCATTGTTGCTGGAACTGATGATCAGTTTGACGGAAAAGCAGAGCATGGCCATAATGTATCACAGACCTTCTTTGCGCAACACCAGCTGGAAGCATTACACCTGGAGAATTCTATCCTCGCAGAACTTCAGGCTTTTGCGCCAAAACATACTGAAACCGAATTGCGGTCCATTTTAGGTTGTTTCCTGTTCACCGGTGACGATGTCTTCAAGAAGATCAAAGTTTTATCCGGAGGAGAGAAATCCCGGGTTGCGCTGGCGAAAGCCCTCACAGCTGACGCGAATTTTCTGGCGCTCGATGAGCCAACGAACCACCTGGACATGCAGTCGGTCAATATATTGATACAGGCACTTCAGCAGTTTGAAGGAACCTTTATTGTCGTTTCCCACGACCGTTATTTCCTGGATAATGTCGCAAACAAAATTTGGTATATTGAAGATAAACAGATCAAAGAGTATCCGGGTACTTATCAGGAATATGAAGAATGGGCAGCGAGACGTGCGATAGCATCTCCGATCAAAGCCGAAAAAAAAATCAGGGAGGAAGTCAAGCCCAAGAAAGAAAAACAAGAGCCCACAGAAGATAAAACACGCTTGCTCAGCAAAAAGAATAAGGAATTGGCCGCTTTGGAGCAAAAGGTCGAAGATCGGGAGGCAGTCGTCAAGGAACTCGAATTGAAGCTGGCGGATGAAGCCGTTTACTCAGATGCCATTAAGCTACAGGAAACCACTCGGGCCTATAATTCGGCAAAGGCTGAATTGGCACAATTCCAGAAACAGTGGGAACAACTTGCTGACGAAATTATGGAACTGGAAGAACGTTAA
- a CDS encoding antirestriction protein ArdA, translated as MRNTSIENGIETKQQHHLSLPNKSKNLIQNSKEMTHQINTSEARVYVGTYAKYNDGSIFGEWLKLSDYANKEEFYTACRELHDDEEDPEFMFQDYENIPNGLIGECWISDSIFEILEALEDMDDARKEAFLIWCDNGHRKLSEENINDLISNFDDDYIGEYKDEEDFAYEQVEQMDLPEFAKTYFDYEAYARDLFSGDYWSDSGHVFYNS; from the coding sequence ATGAGGAATACAAGCATTGAAAATGGTATTGAAACAAAACAACAGCACCACCTCTCATTGCCGAATAAATCAAAAAATTTAATTCAAAACAGTAAAGAAATGACACATCAAATAAACACATCGGAAGCAAGGGTATATGTCGGCACATACGCAAAATATAATGACGGTTCAATCTTCGGAGAATGGCTAAAGCTATCCGATTATGCGAACAAGGAAGAGTTTTACACCGCTTGCAGGGAGCTACACGATGACGAGGAAGACCCCGAATTTATGTTCCAAGACTACGAAAATATCCCAAATGGATTAATCGGCGAATGTTGGATAAGCGATAGCATATTTGAGATTTTGGAGGCTTTGGAAGATATGGACGACGCCCGAAAAGAGGCATTCCTAATATGGTGCGACAACGGACACCGTAAGCTGTCCGAGGAGAATATAAACGACCTAATAAGCAACTTTGACGATGACTATATCGGCGAATACAAGGACGAGGAAGATTTTGCCTATGAACAGGTAGAGCAAATGGACTTGCCCGAATTTGCAAAAACGTACTTCGATTATGAGGCTTATGCCCGTGACCTGTTTAGCGGTGACTATTGGAGTGATAGCGGTCATGTATTTTATAATTCTTGA